The following proteins are co-located in the Sporolactobacillus pectinivorans genome:
- a CDS encoding PTS mannose/fructose/sorbose transporter subunit IIC, whose protein sequence is MNAMQFILVILVALVCGMASVMDERQFHRPIVACTLIGLVLGDLQTGIILGGQLELIALGWMNVGAAMAPDAALASTVSAIIVIVGHQSIGEGIAIAVPLAAAGQVLTIFVRTIAVFFQHQADHFAATANFRGIEWCHIGALFLQGLRVAIPTGAVAAVAGTSIVSQWLNDIPPVVTHGLQVSGGFIVVVGYAMVINMMRARSLMPFFFIGFILATFVNGMNLVGLGILGACAAVVYVQLNPDFHDSIKAPAAATATGSGSDDDDVLG, encoded by the coding sequence ATGAATGCGATGCAATTTATTCTCGTTATTCTCGTTGCGTTAGTGTGTGGCATGGCCAGTGTTATGGATGAGCGGCAGTTCCATCGGCCAATCGTCGCTTGTACACTGATAGGTCTTGTTTTAGGTGATTTACAGACGGGTATTATTCTTGGAGGTCAACTTGAGCTGATTGCTCTTGGCTGGATGAACGTCGGAGCGGCAATGGCACCTGATGCGGCACTGGCTTCCACGGTTTCAGCTATTATCGTTATTGTCGGCCATCAGTCCATTGGTGAAGGTATTGCCATTGCGGTTCCACTGGCAGCCGCAGGTCAGGTTTTGACGATCTTTGTACGAACGATTGCCGTATTTTTCCAGCACCAGGCCGATCACTTCGCGGCAACAGCTAATTTTCGAGGTATCGAGTGGTGTCATATAGGCGCGCTGTTCCTTCAGGGCCTTCGTGTGGCAATTCCTACCGGAGCCGTTGCTGCCGTTGCCGGAACGAGCATTGTAAGTCAATGGCTGAATGACATTCCTCCGGTCGTCACTCATGGTCTGCAGGTTTCCGGCGGATTCATCGTTGTTGTCGGATATGCGATGGTCATCAATATGATGCGGGCACGTTCGCTTATGCCGTTCTTCTTCATCGGCTTCATACTTGCTACCTTTGTCAATGGGATGAACCTTGTCGGGCTAGGCATTCTTGGCGCATGTGCCGCCGTTGTCTATGTTCAGCTTAATCCGGATTTTCATGACTCCATCAAGGCTCCTGCTGCTGCGACAGCAACCGGTTCAGGATCCGATGATGATGACGTATTAGGATAA
- a CDS encoding PTS system mannose/fructose/sorbose family transporter subunit IID: MTESTELKKVQPLTKRDIISTYFRSTFMLGSFNFERMQAIGFCVTMIPAIKRFYHKKEDQAAALKRHLEFFNTTPWPASAIFGVTAAMEQKKAEGGDIDEAAITNVKVGLMGPLAGIGDPIYWGTARPILAALGASLALSGSILGPLLFFFGINIVRMLTRWYGFQVGYRQGTDIVQDVAGNRLKKLTQMASVLGLFVMGSLVSKWTSIKMPLVLVSYHQAGHLITTSLQNILDSLLPGLVALLMTFACMWLLKHKVNAIWIIFGMFAVGIFGYWIGLFGL; this comes from the coding sequence ATGACTGAATCAACAGAATTGAAAAAAGTGCAACCGTTGACGAAGAGAGATATTATCAGCACATATTTTCGCAGTACATTTATGTTAGGATCATTCAACTTTGAACGTATGCAGGCGATCGGATTTTGTGTGACCATGATTCCGGCAATCAAACGTTTTTATCATAAGAAAGAAGATCAGGCTGCTGCGCTGAAACGTCACCTGGAATTCTTCAATACGACGCCGTGGCCGGCATCGGCGATCTTTGGTGTTACTGCCGCGATGGAGCAGAAGAAGGCGGAGGGCGGCGACATTGATGAAGCCGCGATTACAAACGTTAAAGTAGGTCTCATGGGACCCCTGGCCGGCATCGGTGATCCAATCTACTGGGGGACGGCTCGCCCGATCCTCGCAGCCCTTGGTGCATCACTTGCGTTGAGCGGAAGTATTCTCGGTCCACTGCTTTTCTTCTTTGGCATTAACATTGTGCGTATGTTAACCAGATGGTATGGTTTTCAAGTTGGATACAGACAAGGAACGGATATTGTTCAGGACGTTGCCGGCAACCGCCTGAAAAAATTGACACAGATGGCATCGGTTCTTGGATTGTTCGTTATGGGGTCTCTGGTTTCCAAATGGACCAGTATTAAGATGCCTCTGGTGCTTGTCAGCTATCACCAAGCCGGACATCTCATTACCACTTCCCTGCAGAACATACTGGATTCACTGCTTCCAGGACTGGTAGCCTTGCTGATGACATTTGCTTGCATGTGGCTCCTGAAGCACAAAGTCAATGCGATCTGGATTATCTTCGGTATGTTCGCTGTTGGTATTTTCGGGTATTGGATCGGCCTGTTCGGACTGTGA
- a CDS encoding sigma 54-interacting transcriptional regulator — MGRRREKIYNELAKQCGLFDKQTLLEKSGVSASDLAKTLAVQRSNVSSELNELVREKRVIKFVTRPVLYVPADIVRSQFGDVVRQFSVKSASLKELVSQEDAHEKNEDPFAHLIGANDSLKSSVKQAKSAIMYPPRGLHTLVLGSTGSGKTLFAHMMYNYAKSIRRIDETSPFVDFNCADYYNNPQLLIGQLFGYVKGAFTGASRDQEGLVAKADGGILFLDEIHRLPPEGQEMLFYFMDTGRYSKLGETGNKRESRVLIIGATTADPESALLQTFLRRVPVMINIPDFRNRSISEQIGLTKFLLSREAHRTRHKFHVSADVIKALIGSVTFGNIGQLKSNVQLICAQGFLDSMDNEYVQLDAKMLPMEMREGLHRISHNPQVNQQLNKRLPLFLVVNGRKDPMLTDVDQYEPPFDLYKMISGRYDALIQEGLSAHDIRKLIAEDIKGQVKEFYQKTAKDMLMTSIDKRIASLSKDLEAICSQVLPGNISDQFVSLLNVHLSSFLEHPDRKIDCPPKLEQSMFSYAETDYKAASKIAKLIEERLSVTLPEVEISYIAFLLNSFAELSQQKNVGIVVAAHGTQTASSMVSVVKELMGDYPVAAVDMPLSLNFGDIFDNIVQKVKSVNQGAGVLMMVDMGSLYYFEDKIAESANVRVRAIDMVSTPMILDAVKDANYLHMNLKDIVDALYKLRQTVGQESDPEGNEQKKAILTICTTGSGIANRIKSIVSVYIHNMTDEDIRIVPVSIEGLYEHAQKIQANYKIIASIGAKSPKLEGVPFITLSQFVSGEGHEILQSILTSKNLPPKENPSHIIVKGVCEDSLQDMLLYLNPKRAVAAILKFNDALQKILDIHFKNATQIRLIMHLAFALEREVAHTQLKYEDTFSDEKRQILAHLSPALDVIKDKVNIQMSEGEIYYFIDMMIDELGKNVLLSQVSNT; from the coding sequence ATGGGACGCCGCCGGGAAAAAATTTATAATGAATTAGCGAAACAGTGCGGCCTGTTCGATAAACAAACACTCCTGGAAAAATCGGGGGTCTCTGCTTCTGATCTTGCAAAAACTTTGGCTGTCCAGAGGAGTAATGTTAGTTCGGAATTGAATGAACTGGTCAGGGAAAAACGCGTGATCAAGTTTGTCACTCGCCCGGTTTTATATGTTCCCGCTGACATTGTCCGTTCGCAGTTCGGCGATGTGGTTCGTCAGTTCTCTGTAAAGAGCGCCTCATTGAAAGAACTGGTCAGTCAGGAGGATGCGCATGAGAAGAATGAAGATCCATTTGCACATCTGATTGGGGCAAACGACAGCTTGAAAAGCAGTGTGAAACAGGCAAAGTCTGCGATTATGTATCCGCCCCGCGGTCTGCATACACTGGTCCTTGGATCGACTGGATCAGGTAAAACTTTGTTTGCACATATGATGTATAATTACGCCAAATCAATTAGGCGAATCGATGAAACTTCGCCCTTTGTCGACTTTAACTGTGCGGATTACTATAACAATCCACAGCTGTTGATCGGGCAGCTTTTTGGTTATGTGAAAGGAGCATTCACAGGGGCTTCGCGCGATCAGGAAGGACTGGTTGCCAAAGCGGACGGCGGTATCCTTTTTCTCGACGAAATTCATCGCCTCCCTCCTGAAGGACAGGAAATGCTGTTTTATTTTATGGACACCGGCCGATACAGCAAACTTGGAGAAACAGGGAATAAGCGTGAGTCTCGCGTTCTGATCATAGGAGCTACAACAGCCGATCCGGAATCAGCCCTGCTGCAGACTTTTTTACGTCGGGTGCCGGTCATGATCAATATACCGGATTTCCGCAACAGAAGCATTAGTGAACAAATTGGATTGACCAAGTTTCTGTTATCGCGTGAAGCCCACCGCACGCGCCATAAATTTCATGTCAGCGCCGATGTCATCAAAGCTTTAATCGGCAGTGTCACGTTCGGCAATATCGGGCAGCTGAAGTCCAATGTGCAGCTGATTTGTGCCCAGGGTTTTCTGGACAGCATGGATAATGAATACGTTCAACTTGACGCGAAGATGCTTCCGATGGAAATGCGGGAAGGGCTACATCGCATTTCACATAATCCGCAGGTCAATCAGCAACTGAACAAGAGGCTGCCTCTGTTTCTTGTTGTGAACGGTCGAAAAGACCCGATGCTTACGGATGTAGATCAGTATGAACCGCCTTTTGATCTGTATAAAATGATCTCCGGGAGATATGACGCGCTGATCCAGGAAGGACTGTCTGCCCACGATATTCGGAAACTGATTGCCGAAGATATCAAGGGACAGGTGAAGGAATTCTATCAGAAAACAGCGAAGGATATGCTAATGACCTCTATTGACAAGCGGATCGCCAGCTTGTCCAAGGATCTTGAAGCGATCTGTTCCCAAGTGCTTCCTGGTAATATAAGCGACCAGTTTGTTTCGTTATTGAATGTGCATCTGTCATCATTTCTTGAGCATCCAGACCGTAAGATAGATTGTCCGCCTAAGCTGGAGCAGTCCATGTTCTCGTATGCGGAAACAGATTACAAGGCAGCCTCCAAGATTGCGAAACTGATTGAGGAACGTCTTTCCGTCACGTTGCCAGAAGTCGAAATATCCTATATTGCCTTTTTGCTCAATTCTTTTGCTGAACTGTCCCAGCAAAAAAATGTGGGCATTGTCGTTGCTGCGCATGGGACGCAGACAGCAAGCTCCATGGTCAGCGTTGTCAAAGAGCTAATGGGCGATTACCCGGTTGCGGCAGTGGACATGCCACTCAGTCTTAATTTCGGCGATATTTTTGACAACATCGTTCAGAAAGTAAAATCGGTGAATCAAGGTGCCGGCGTTCTGATGATGGTCGATATGGGATCGCTCTATTATTTTGAAGATAAGATCGCCGAAAGTGCCAATGTCCGTGTCAGAGCGATTGACATGGTTTCAACACCGATGATTCTCGATGCGGTTAAAGACGCCAATTATCTTCATATGAATCTCAAAGACATTGTGGATGCCTTGTATAAACTGCGGCAGACAGTCGGTCAAGAAAGCGATCCGGAGGGAAACGAGCAGAAGAAAGCGATCCTAACCATCTGTACCACCGGAAGTGGTATTGCGAACAGAATTAAAAGCATTGTAAGTGTGTATATTCACAACATGACGGATGAAGATATCCGCATTGTTCCTGTATCGATCGAAGGCTTGTATGAACATGCGCAAAAGATTCAGGCTAACTATAAAATAATCGCCAGTATTGGTGCCAAAAGTCCGAAACTCGAGGGTGTGCCTTTCATTACTTTATCCCAGTTCGTCAGCGGCGAGGGGCATGAAATACTTCAATCGATCCTGACATCGAAAAATCTTCCGCCTAAAGAAAATCCTTCACATATCATTGTTAAAGGCGTTTGCGAAGACAGCCTTCAGGATATGCTGCTTTATTTGAATCCCAAAAGAGCGGTTGCGGCCATTCTTAAATTCAATGACGCGCTTCAAAAGATACTGGATATCCATTTTAAAAATGCTACACAGATACGTTTGATTATGCACCTTGCGTTTGCTTTAGAACGAGAGGTTGCACATACGCAGCTTAAATACGAGGACACTTTCAGCGATGAGAAAAGGCAGATTCTTGCCCACTTAAGTCCTGCATTGGATGTCATTAAAGATAAAGTGAATATACAAATGAGTGAAGGAGAAATTTATTATTTTATCGATATGATGATCGATGAGCTTGGAAAGAATGTATTACTTTCGCAAGTATCGAACACATAG
- a CDS encoding PTS sugar transporter subunit IIA, translating to MVTIVIASHGSFSEALIGTAKMIFGNMENVAAVTFKPGEGAENLLEKYTAISNHFDHDGALFLVDLFGGSPYNAASRFVARKQNMDVVTGVNLPMLVEVLGRRMAGGTLEELIQTAKQAGSEGIKSFREIFAQQKVANFAKDEEGDELG from the coding sequence TTGGTAACAATTGTGATCGCTTCGCATGGAAGTTTTTCAGAAGCACTTATAGGAACGGCAAAGATGATTTTCGGAAACATGGAGAATGTGGCGGCAGTAACATTTAAGCCGGGTGAAGGCGCAGAGAACCTCCTGGAAAAATACACAGCAATCAGCAATCATTTTGATCATGACGGTGCATTGTTCCTTGTAGATCTCTTTGGTGGAAGTCCTTACAATGCGGCTAGCCGGTTTGTCGCTCGAAAGCAAAATATGGATGTCGTCACCGGCGTCAACTTGCCGATGCTCGTCGAAGTGTTGGGCCGGCGGATGGCTGGCGGAACACTGGAAGAACTGATTCAAACGGCGAAACAGGCAGGCTCTGAAGGAATTAAATCATTTCGCGAGATATTTGCTCAACAAAAAGTTGCTAACTTTGCTAAAGACGAAGAAGGAGATGAATTAGGATGA
- a CDS encoding DUF1129 family protein, whose translation MVNLSKESRDFLGNLRLYLISDGKKEKDIEEIVGELEDHLYEAEKDGKSVENIIGKSPKIYMDQLANELPVDSKVWQLWIPLIMIGVMAYNLLGKAINGAISYSLLELIGNILITLFSLVLIAVLFKYVASSKASRIKERLLFFLFGITPVALFVVLIYLDQSIHTPSVHFGTAGMIIAIVLACLFFAGISMWSKSWAGILIPMILFLPELLLKRTGFSEPEKDVISMALTFFLMGIYIFLLRKRRKTINEAN comes from the coding sequence ATGGTTAATCTTTCAAAAGAAAGCCGTGATTTTCTGGGGAATCTGCGGCTCTATCTAATTTCAGATGGGAAAAAAGAAAAGGATATCGAAGAAATTGTTGGAGAACTGGAAGATCATTTATACGAAGCTGAGAAAGATGGAAAAAGTGTTGAGAATATTATTGGGAAGTCACCTAAGATATATATGGATCAGCTAGCTAATGAATTGCCTGTTGATTCTAAAGTGTGGCAGCTTTGGATTCCTTTGATCATGATTGGTGTTATGGCTTATAATCTATTGGGTAAAGCGATAAACGGAGCTATATCTTATTCATTGCTTGAACTTATTGGGAATATACTGATCACACTGTTTAGCCTCGTGCTCATAGCAGTTTTATTTAAATATGTAGCAAGCAGCAAGGCTTCAAGAATAAAGGAAAGGTTACTTTTCTTTCTTTTCGGCATTACACCCGTTGCTCTCTTTGTTGTTTTAATCTATCTGGACCAGTCGATTCATACCCCCTCGGTTCATTTTGGAACAGCAGGGATGATCATTGCCATTGTGCTTGCCTGTCTCTTTTTTGCTGGTATTTCGATGTGGAGCAAGTCGTGGGCGGGTATTCTTATCCCGATGATTCTTTTTCTACCGGAACTGCTTCTAAAAAGAACGGGGTTTTCAGAACCCGAAAAAGATGTGATTAGCATGGCTTTAACGTTTTTCTTAATGGGTATTTACATATTCCTGCTAAGGAAACGTAGGAAAACAATAAATGAAGCAAACTAA
- a CDS encoding PTS system mannose/fructose/N-acetylgalactosamine-transporter subunit IIB, which yields MIIKWLRIDSRLIHGQVANNWVNHVGASTIIAANDSAAKDDLRKTLLLQVAPGRTKSYVMSIDKTARCYKNPSYVNLDVLLVVETPGDVVRLMDQGVEVKAVNVGGITFKEGMTLISEAVSVSPADIEAFKELDKRGVKLVLQQLPNTGASDFMSRLKSKGLI from the coding sequence ATGATTATTAAATGGTTGAGAATTGATTCAAGGCTGATTCACGGACAGGTGGCAAATAACTGGGTGAACCATGTGGGAGCAAGTACAATCATTGCCGCAAATGATAGCGCTGCCAAAGATGATCTGAGAAAAACGCTGCTGCTGCAGGTGGCACCGGGAAGGACCAAATCCTATGTGATGTCGATTGACAAAACGGCGCGCTGTTACAAGAATCCGTCCTATGTCAATCTGGATGTCCTGCTGGTTGTGGAAACACCGGGGGATGTCGTGCGGCTGATGGATCAAGGTGTGGAAGTAAAAGCAGTCAATGTCGGCGGTATCACTTTCAAGGAAGGTATGACTTTGATCTCCGAGGCGGTATCAGTCAGCCCGGCAGATATTGAAGCATTTAAAGAATTGGATAAACGCGGCGTCAAACTTGTTCTCCAGCAGCTGCCTAATACCGGAGCTTCTGACTTCATGAGCAGACTGAAGAGCAAAGGTTTAATATAA
- a CDS encoding D-2-hydroxyacid dehydrogenase, with protein sequence MKILMFTVRDDEESAIREWAKQNGVKVDMNQIELTADTVKLLKSYDGLVIQQRTRIADPSIFAALREYGIRQISTRTAGYDMIDKEMAAAYGLAVTNVPAYSPNSVAELAVTQTMRLIRNLPQFEAREEQQDFRWSGLMAREIRSLTVGVIGAGRIGGTVARLFKGLGANVIANDIVERDELKDILTYVSKEELLKQSDIVTLHVPLLDSTVSLIDEPALALMKPDAFLINASRGPVVDVHTLIRALQDKKIAGAALDTLPGEEKFFNVDLRGKELPSEALKMLRAMPNVLITPHIGFYTNLAVKNMVEISLNDVMSILKTGQSEHQVNQIMAEER encoded by the coding sequence GTGAAAATCTTAATGTTTACGGTCCGGGACGATGAAGAATCGGCAATCAGGGAATGGGCGAAGCAGAATGGCGTTAAGGTCGATATGAATCAGATTGAATTGACTGCTGATACAGTAAAGTTGTTAAAAAGCTATGACGGTCTCGTGATTCAGCAGCGGACGAGAATCGCTGATCCGTCGATTTTTGCTGCATTAAGAGAATATGGAATCAGGCAAATCTCCACGCGCACAGCGGGCTACGACATGATCGACAAGGAAATGGCAGCTGCTTATGGCCTGGCTGTTACCAATGTGCCGGCGTACTCCCCGAATTCAGTGGCGGAGCTTGCGGTCACCCAGACGATGCGCCTGATCCGAAATCTGCCGCAGTTTGAAGCGAGGGAAGAACAGCAGGATTTCCGCTGGTCCGGCCTGATGGCGCGGGAAATCCGTTCATTAACTGTCGGCGTGATCGGTGCCGGCCGAATTGGCGGTACAGTGGCGCGATTATTCAAAGGGCTTGGTGCGAACGTGATTGCCAATGATATCGTGGAGCGGGATGAACTAAAGGACATTTTAACGTATGTTTCTAAGGAAGAATTATTGAAGCAGTCCGATATTGTGACACTGCATGTGCCCTTGCTGGACTCAACGGTCAGCTTGATTGACGAGCCCGCTCTGGCACTCATGAAGCCCGATGCATTCCTGATTAATGCGTCCAGAGGACCGGTTGTTGATGTGCATACCCTGATCAGGGCATTGCAAGACAAAAAAATTGCCGGAGCGGCCTTGGATACTCTGCCGGGAGAAGAAAAGTTTTTCAATGTGGATCTGCGGGGGAAAGAACTACCAAGTGAAGCATTGAAAATGCTGCGCGCGATGCCTAACGTCCTGATTACACCGCACATTGGTTTTTACACGAACTTGGCTGTTAAAAATATGGTCGAAATCAGCCTGAACGATGTGATGTCCATCCTGAAAACGGGACAGAGCGAGCATCAGGTCAATCAGATTATGGCCGAAGAACGGTAA
- a CDS encoding aminotransferase class I/II-fold pyridoxal phosphate-dependent enzyme: protein MTNVLAGKMKKELSLLQPSDILKFDQETSSIPGIIKLTLGEPDFSTPAHVKEAGKRSIEKNRSHYTASNGTIELRQAFSHFMKVKYGLDYEPEKEILVTAGATEAIYTILGSVLNPGDKVLIPTPIFPLYVPVTLLNGGEAVFLDTSKNGFVLTPEMLSEALDKHGNAVKAIIFNFPTNPTGVTYRRDDVKALAAVLEKHDIFVISDEIYSELTYGERHASMAEYLPGQTILINGASKSHAMTGWRIGFICGPADIIKKMGIVHQFTITSATTIAQDAAQEAFENGMDDGAKMRVEYEKRRDFVYQKMEELGFECPKPEGAFYVFPKIPEGLIQNSLDFCIDLAQKAKVAVIPGDSFGPGSEGRIRISYAASMDTLEEAMNRIAQYVKENRKSEGSLEW from the coding sequence ATGACAAACGTATTAGCAGGCAAAATGAAAAAGGAGTTAAGTTTGCTTCAGCCTTCGGACATTCTGAAATTCGATCAGGAAACGTCTTCAATTCCGGGCATTATCAAGCTGACATTAGGCGAACCGGATTTTAGTACGCCTGCGCATGTGAAAGAGGCCGGTAAGCGAAGTATTGAAAAAAACCGCAGCCACTATACAGCTTCCAATGGGACAATTGAATTGCGCCAGGCGTTTAGCCATTTCATGAAAGTAAAATACGGACTGGATTACGAACCGGAAAAAGAAATACTGGTGACAGCAGGCGCGACGGAAGCCATTTACACCATTTTAGGCTCCGTTTTAAATCCCGGTGATAAGGTGCTGATTCCGACACCGATTTTTCCTCTTTATGTTCCAGTCACCCTGCTCAACGGAGGGGAAGCTGTTTTTCTGGATACTTCGAAAAATGGGTTTGTCCTGACGCCTGAAATGCTGTCGGAAGCTTTGGACAAACATGGCAACGCGGTCAAAGCAATCATCTTCAACTTTCCAACCAATCCAACCGGAGTGACATACCGCAGAGATGACGTGAAGGCCCTGGCCGCTGTGCTGGAAAAGCATGATATATTTGTGATCAGCGATGAAATCTACAGCGAGCTGACTTATGGAGAGCGGCACGCTTCAATGGCCGAGTACCTTCCTGGACAGACCATTCTCATTAACGGAGCGTCTAAATCGCACGCGATGACAGGGTGGCGGATTGGTTTTATCTGCGGACCGGCTGACATTATAAAAAAGATGGGCATTGTTCATCAATTCACGATTACATCGGCAACAACGATTGCTCAGGACGCAGCACAGGAAGCATTTGAAAACGGGATGGACGACGGAGCCAAGATGCGCGTCGAATACGAGAAACGGCGCGATTTTGTTTATCAGAAGATGGAGGAACTTGGTTTTGAATGTCCGAAACCGGAAGGGGCATTTTATGTGTTTCCGAAAATACCGGAAGGGCTGATCCAGAACAGCCTGGACTTCTGCATCGATTTGGCTCAAAAGGCAAAAGTCGCTGTCATCCCAGGAGATTCGTTTGGACCCGGCAGTGAGGGACGCATCAGAATCAGCTATGCAGCAAGCATGGATACGCTGGAAGAGGCGATGAACCGGATTGCGCAATATGTTAAAGAGAACAGGAAAAGTGAAGGGAGCCTGGAATGGTGA
- a CDS encoding glycosyltransferase family 39 protein, which produces MILRLRRGLLSVFNNIFAACFFIVLVISLSYSLLIKSGKHITSTSLSLLLFSAIVILFFVTVYRFLSKLTLSSLKKVTLCLGAAILLVELAIIVFFHSIVPPVMDGGHTYGEALYLLAHGHASGDSYFKVYPNNIPVTVIRYWIYHFFVLIHVSDYTIIDQLSCTAVLNISIYFSWKLVLRLFDAKLANMFLLMTLTCFPLFFYITYFYTDTMTLMFPALLLYLWYLYHRSMKIRYLVLSGLLLGIGYQIRPNLILFLPALVIYMFFVLKMKKVLLNLAVIAMIMAAVSFSVHAYDRHLGYTPDPALSMPSVHWIMLGLSQYGEYNIPDFNLTRSQPTQQAKIRVDLQQIKSRIVQKKAPGLIYLWVIKTAITWGMGARGYDIYTQISQNPTTAYEYLFGHQDQLMLYITQIFHIVNIFFVILSSMNYMRTKKISMNLLIQICLFGNFIFYTFFWESEPRYSLLFTPFMLISAVFGFNELIQMIHSPGPVLSVLKKRSKMPTLLLTGSLLAGVAACAWINMPGYTERQMVQKHYIVDQETAAGVQSAFVDAHHMVRQSFRATGPFTDVSMSILSRRGRGVYNMSLMNLSRHKVIFSKNFSSAQARPWYNLTFSVNKDQTRQRAEDQITIRQISGNSRARLGLSLYGNGYDRGSIYSGGRFMENGSVVKNAELRFQVYSIQERSYLSRETYFLLFSMPVLMLIFYAYVSLKYDGKAIEAASRAKS; this is translated from the coding sequence GTGATTTTAAGATTAAGACGAGGCTTGCTCTCAGTTTTCAATAATATTTTTGCAGCTTGTTTTTTTATCGTTCTGGTGATCAGCCTTTCATACTCACTATTAATTAAAAGCGGCAAGCACATAACCAGCACATCGCTCTCACTTTTGCTCTTCTCTGCGATTGTTATTCTGTTCTTTGTCACCGTCTATCGTTTCCTTTCTAAACTAACTCTTTCAAGTTTAAAAAAGGTGACTCTTTGCCTCGGTGCGGCAATTTTACTGGTTGAGCTGGCTATTATTGTTTTTTTTCATTCGATCGTTCCCCCTGTCATGGACGGAGGACATACATATGGAGAGGCGCTTTATCTGCTGGCACACGGTCATGCATCCGGTGACAGCTATTTCAAAGTCTATCCGAATAACATACCTGTTACAGTGATCAGATACTGGATCTATCATTTTTTTGTGCTGATCCATGTTTCTGATTATACAATCATTGACCAGCTGTCCTGTACCGCTGTGCTGAATATTAGCATTTATTTTTCCTGGAAACTCGTGCTTCGCCTGTTTGATGCGAAACTAGCCAACATGTTCCTGCTGATGACGCTGACCTGTTTTCCTTTATTCTTTTACATCACTTATTTTTATACCGATACAATGACATTGATGTTCCCTGCACTGCTCCTGTATCTCTGGTATTTGTATCATCGGTCTATGAAGATCCGGTATCTGGTTCTATCAGGGTTGCTGCTTGGCATCGGCTATCAGATCCGACCAAACTTGATTCTGTTTCTTCCAGCTCTCGTTATTTATATGTTTTTTGTACTCAAAATGAAAAAAGTGTTGCTGAATTTGGCTGTTATCGCGATGATAATGGCTGCGGTAAGCTTTTCCGTTCATGCCTATGACCGGCACCTCGGCTATACGCCTGATCCAGCGCTGTCCATGCCATCTGTGCATTGGATCATGCTTGGGCTGTCCCAGTATGGGGAGTATAACATCCCTGACTTTAATCTGACCCGTAGCCAGCCGACCCAGCAGGCCAAAATCCGGGTGGACCTGCAGCAAATTAAATCGAGAATTGTTCAGAAGAAAGCGCCAGGCCTGATCTATCTCTGGGTTATAAAAACAGCGATCACTTGGGGCATGGGTGCCCGCGGCTACGACATCTATACACAGATCTCCCAAAACCCGACAACTGCTTATGAGTATCTGTTCGGTCATCAGGATCAGCTCATGCTCTATATCACTCAGATTTTCCACATTGTTAATATTTTCTTTGTGATTCTATCATCCATGAATTACATGAGAACGAAAAAAATTAGCATGAACCTCCTGATTCAGATCTGTTTGTTTGGGAACTTTATCTTTTATACTTTTTTCTGGGAATCTGAACCGCGCTACAGCTTGCTTTTTACTCCATTCATGCTGATCAGCGCTGTATTTGGATTTAACGAATTAATCCAAATGATCCACAGCCCGGGACCGGTTCTTTCCGTACTGAAAAAGAGAAGTAAAATGCCCACACTGTTACTTACAGGTAGCTTGCTGGCGGGTGTCGCAGCGTGTGCCTGGATCAATATGCCCGGGTATACGGAAAGACAGATGGTACAGAAGCATTACATTGTCGACCAGGAAACGGCGGCCGGTGTGCAAAGTGCCTTTGTTGATGCACACCACATGGTTCGCCAATCCTTCCGGGCAACCGGTCCTTTTACTGATGTATCCATGAGCATCCTGAGTAGGAGGGGGCGCGGTGTCTACAATATGTCACTCATGAATCTTAGCAGGCATAAAGTCATTTTCTCCAAAAATTTTTCCAGTGCGCAAGCCAGACCATGGTATAATCTTACTTTTTCGGTAAATAAGGATCAAACAAGGCAAAGGGCTGAAGATCAGATCACCATCAGGCAAATCAGCGGCAACAGCAGAGCCCGACTCGGTTTATCGCTGTACGGTAATGGTTATGATCGGGGAAGTATCTATTCTGGCGGCCGTTTCATGGAAAATGGATCGGTGGTAAAAAACGCGGAATTAAGATTTCAGGTTTACAGCATTCAGGAAAGATCTTATCTCAGCAGGGAAACCTATTTTCTACTCTTTTCGATGCCTGTGCTGATGCTGATTTTTTATGCTTATGTCTCTCTCAAGTATGATGGGAAGGCAATTGAGGCTGCCAGCCGTGCAAAATCTTAA